One Dioscorea cayenensis subsp. rotundata cultivar TDr96_F1 chromosome 19, TDr96_F1_v2_PseudoChromosome.rev07_lg8_w22 25.fasta, whole genome shotgun sequence genomic window, TGACATAGAAATTGGCTCCTCGAGGCTCACTGATCTGCTTAAAGACAGGACTAATGAATTTGGACCTGTGAGAGTTCTTCCGCTCCATTCAACACTGTCAATTGAACATCAGAAGAAGATTTTCAAGGCTGCTCCACCCTCAACAAGGAAGGGTGGCCCTGTCGGAAGGAAAGTTATCATGTCAACTGACATTGCCGAATCGTCATTGGCTATCGATGGCATTGCTTATGTGATTGATTCTGGATTTTCAAAGCAAAAGGTTTATAATGCAGGTCTACATGCTGAGTCTTTGCTGGTTTTGCCAATATCAAGAGCAAGTGCATACAGGAGATCAGGATGTTGCCGAAGGTCAGTATCTGGGAAATGCTACAGGCTCTACACAAAGAAGTTTCTCGAAGCTTGTCAGCCACATGCATCCCCAGAGATTCTCCGTGCGAATCTTGCAGGCACAGCCCTCCTTTTGAAGAAGCTTGGCATTAGTGATATGCtacattttgattttattaaccCTCCTGCTGTTGACATGATGACTAGTGCTATTGAGACATTAAACTGCTTAGGTGCTTTGGATGGAGATGGGAATTTGACTATAATAGGGGAACTCATGAGTGAATTTCCTCTTGATCCTCATATGTCAAAAATGATCCTTTGCAGTCCAGAGTTCAAATGCTCCACTGAGATCCTCTCAATCACTTCCATGTTGTCAGGTATTCCTTTCATAATCTGGCACAATCATTTGTTATTTCATCTTGACATATCTATGCTATTAATTATCAGCATTTTTGCCATTAAGTAGTTCAATTTAGCATTCATTATCTTATGAAGAATTTTGTGTTGTTTCTCATGCATCCCACTGATTTCTCAGCCTCTTCTGTTATTACCAAAATTCTCTTCTTTAGTACCACATTGCTTCTTCCAACCTAGGGGAAAGAAGCATGATGCTGATGAAGCAAAGGCCAAATTTAGTCATGCTAAAGGGGATCACCTTACTCTTCTGACTCTCTATCAGGCCTACAAGAAACATAGTGAGAACCAGTTCCCTTTCTTTCCCAATCTATTCCCATTGACTTATTTTCCTTAATAGACCAATTCCTCCAGATGGCAGTTCTGCTTGGTGTGAAGAGAATTATGTTAATGAAGCAGCTCTGAAGTCTGCTGATAATGCGAGGTTCCAGCTCGAGTCCATCATGCGTAGGTTCAACATCAAGCTATGTTCAACTGAACCCAGCAACTGTGATTACGAAAACAATATAAGAAAAGCACTACTCGCAGGGTATTTTATGCAAGCTGCAAAGCTTGATACTTCTGGTCACTATGTGACTGTCAAGAATCAACATGTCAGTAGTTCAATTACATCATCTTTCGGTCATTGTTATGTCTCCTTTAGTTTCACATTCAATTGGCATTATGCGCAGGTTGTGGAGCTGCATCCTTCAAGCTCTGTTGTGCCAAAGCCGACATGGGTCATTTACGACGATTTTGTTGTTGCCGGCAGGCCTTTTATTCGTATTGTCAGTGATGTGCAAGGAGAGTGGTAAGTTCATACAAGCTATTATTGTCCATATGCTTCAGTAAAAGTATTAAGTTGCTGAGAAGAAAAACATTGATTATACACTCACTGATTGACTTGGTGATTAACATCTTTCTGTTTTCTTGACATTAAAATTAACATACTCAAACAATTGTCATGTTCTCTTGCAGGCTTGTTTCTATTGCTCCTCACTATTATCATATATCAGCTATTGGACGTAACTAAGTTGGGAGCATCTCAATCTCAAAACTATAATTAATTCATGTAATTCATTACTCAAAGATTCTTACAGATGTGTTGATGCTTGATTTCAGTGTAAATATAACTCCATGAATCAAATACTAAGCTCCCAACTAATTTCTTAGTTTTGCTCttacaacttttttttaaaatttttaatttatatatatatatatatatatatattaacaaatgtGATGAGTGCACACATAGTGCGGGGCATATTCACAGTGACAACAGTTTATACGTGCTCCTTTCACATTGCTAATATGGTTATTGGGTTATAAGCCTGCATCAATAGTCAAAGGATGTTTAACATCATTgtattaaatatgttttgaacccgaacaataaaaatttatcttaaTGGACTATAGATCTTTAGTTACTCTTGACTTTTCTAAATCTAATTTATtcagttatttatttactttatcaaaaaaataataactaagtGAAAACCATTAAATGAGCTCAtataaattatacatatatatatatatatataataacaaaataagtatttgttatattatatctatttataatttttcttaccTGGCAGCTGGCGCGGATTCAATTCTACAAGCAGACAGCGCATAGAGAATGTTCGAGGATCCGACCCGATAAGCGGTTGAGAAGTGGAGGTCTTTTCGGTCATTTCAAATTGATCAAGAGTTTTTGACCCGACCCGATAAGGCGGTGGAGTAGAGGGCTTTTTGGTCATTTCAATTGGAGCAAGGGTTTTTGACTTGTGTGGATCTATATATTCACGACGGTAGACTTAGCGAAACATTCGCCCCCaaaatttctagggtttcgaaTTCGATCAAGCCCTCAGAGCCATCGGAGCCAGAGGCAGTCAGTTCCAGGTTGGTGTTTGAGCTCTTAATCGGGGATGGGGACGGAGAGAAAGCGGAAGGTGAGCCTGTTCGACGTGGTGGATGAGGCCTCGGTCTCGGCCAAGATCAGCAGGACCAACGGACGATCTCCTGCTGCGGCGGCGGTGTCTTCGACGGTCAACCGGTGGAGTGGTCGGCCTTATTCTCAACGGTACTTCGAGATCCTCGAGAAGCGGCGGACGCTTCCGGTGTGGCAACAGAAGGAGGAGTTCCTTCATAAGCTCAAGGATAATcaggttcttgttcttgttggtGAGACTGGAAGTGGAAAAACTACTCAGGTTTGTTCTGTTTGCATAGCTTTCTGTTCTTGGTATTGAAATTATTTGGGTGGTTTCCGTCCCTgaataaaatttcaatctttAA contains:
- the LOC120249383 gene encoding probable pre-mRNA-splicing factor ATP-dependent RNA helicase DEAH2 codes for the protein IPITGRPYSRRYHKLLEKRKKLPIWAHKEKFLDALAKHQIVVVAAGSGSGKSTQIPQFIIEAGYAGQGKKVVCTEPRRLIATAISRRVAQEMDVTIGAEVGYSVLFEECSGPKTTLKYLTDGMLLRELLADQLLQSYGVIVLDEAHLRTLATDILLGYLKRLIERNSQPDLKLVIMSTQHEVKWFKDYFKGAKIVQVQGSLNPVEIIHTSKPIGDYLEASIEKVLEILTSEPTGDILVFLPGGDDIEIGSSRLTDLLKDRTNEFGPVRVLPLHSTLSIEHQKKIFKAAPPSTRKGGPVGRKVIMSTDIAESSLAIDGIAYVIDSGFSKQKVYNAGLHAESLLVLPISRASAYRRSGCCRRSVSGKCYRLYTKKFLEACQPHASPEILRANLAGTALLLKKLGISDMLHFDFINPPAVDMMTSAIETLNCLGALDGDGNLTIIGELMSEFPLDPHMSKMILCSPEFKCSTEILSITSMLSVPHCFFQPRGKKHDADEAKAKFSHAKGDHLTLLTLYQAYKKHNGSSAWCEENYVNEAALKSADNARFQLESIMRRFNIKLCSTEPSNCDYENNIRKALLAGYFMQAAKLDTSGHYVTVKNQHVVELHPSSSVVPKPTWVIYDDFVVAGRPFIRIVSDVQGEWLVSIAPHYYHISAIGRN